The proteins below come from a single Triticum aestivum cultivar Chinese Spring chromosome 5D, IWGSC CS RefSeq v2.1, whole genome shotgun sequence genomic window:
- the LOC123121306 gene encoding probable NADH kinase, whose amino-acid sequence MTWTLSGTLLVRSGRLVGVAERPDGNLPEGAEPPARWPCPLPVPMARRRVLLYLKPFDVYPPRPLSGASSLTFPPPPPPPRAANPKILSYLDDRCRVHKDTINLCKSVLQRKPLDWISVQRNHLTNPIRDVDLVITVGGDGTLLRASHFLDSSIPILGVNSDPTCSDEVDELTEEFDARRSTGYLCAATARNFEQILDATLAGSRHYSELSRISVKLNGSQLPTYALNDILVSHPCPASVSRFSLRKRSNGETSRLINSRSSGLRVATATGSTAAMLSAGGFMMPISSRELQYMIREPISPTDADKPLLHGLVKQEQHMLVVWYNQEGAVYIDGSHVTYPIQHGDTLEVSSDAPVLKVILPEYLLKQASL is encoded by the exons ATGACGTGGACGCTCTCTGGCACATTACTTGTGCGTTCGGGTCGGCTGGTTGGAGTTGCCGAGCGTCCGGACGGAAACCTTCCGGAGGGAGCCGAGCCACCAGCGAGGTGGCCGTGTCCTCTCCCAGTTCCAATGGCGCGCCGCCGCGTGCTCCTCTACCTCAAGCCCTTCGATGTTTACCCTCCGCGCCCTCTCTCCGGCGCCTCCTCCCTTACCTtcccgccaccacctccgccgccgcgcgccgccaacCCCAAG ATCTTAAGTTATCTGGACGATCGATGCAGAGTCCACAAGGACACAATCAATCTCTGTAAGAGTGTACTACAGCGCAAGCCCCTTGACTGGATCTCAGTGCAGCGAAATCATTTGACAAATCCAATACGTGATGTGGATCTTGTGATTACCGTCGGTGGCGATGGCACACTTTTACGGGCTAGCCATTTTTTGGATAGCTCGATTCCCATTTTAGGTGTTAATTCGGATCCTACTTGTTCTGATGAG GTTGATGAGTTAACTGAGGAATTTGATGCAAGAAGAAGCACCGGATATCTTTGTGCAGCTACTGCCCGGAACTTCGAGCAG ATACTTGACGCAACCCTTGCTGGCAGTAGACACTATTCAGAGCTGTCAAGAATATCAGTGAAACTAAATGGATCCCAGCTACCGACTTATGCTCTGAATGATATATTGGTGTCACACCCCTGTCCGGCAAGTGTATCACGCTTCTCATTAAG AAAAAGAAGCAATGGGGAGACCTCACGTTTGATTAATTCTAGATCAAGTGGTCTCAGGGTTGCAACAGCTACTGGATCAACTGCTGCCATGCTATCAGCAGGAGGATTTATGATGCCAATATCAAGTCGTGAGCTTCAGTATATGATAAGGGAGCCCATTTCACCAACGGATGCCGACAAACCACTGCTGCATGGATTAGTTAAGCAAGAGCAACATATGCTTGTTGTTTGGTACAATCAAGAGGGTGCTGTGTATATTGATGGTTCTCATGTAACATATCCAATCCAGCATGGGGATACACTTGAGGTCTCCTCAGATGCTCCAGTCTTAAAAGTTATTTTACCAGAATATCTGTTAAAGCAGGCATCTTTATAA